In Ruminococcaceae bacterium R-25, one genomic interval encodes:
- a CDS encoding nucleoside-diphosphate-sugar epimerase has protein sequence MNSSIVITGASGFIGKHLISAFLSKGYSLCAVIRSEGKKTELVDFLEKNGTEISNLSFVISDLKDVSADKFEKPVYDAWFNLAWGGVNRDGVNDYDIQDENVVFSKQCLKCAADLKCSIFADLGSRAEYPGDAGIIEETMPDSSLSAYGAKKKEFYEFAKEYCKENGMRYVHFRVFSAMGPGDHPWSLIMTACKKFLKNEPMQFGACTQMWNYLDVRDIAELVILVYKKIREDVNPEESGEIINIANSISRPLKEYVMDMYDVCSSTSQLSFGDNEGFPSVPSLNGIGKYGIEYREIPFKDSIRDIIESISFD, from the coding sequence ATGAACAGTTCTATTGTAATTACCGGAGCATCCGGATTTATAGGTAAACACCTGATATCGGCCTTTTTATCAAAGGGTTATTCCTTATGCGCCGTAATAAGGTCAGAAGGAAAGAAAACGGAACTGGTCGACTTCCTTGAGAAGAACGGCACGGAGATTTCCAATCTTTCTTTCGTGATCTCTGATCTTAAGGATGTTTCAGCAGATAAGTTTGAAAAGCCGGTTTATGATGCATGGTTCAATCTTGCGTGGGGCGGAGTAAACAGGGACGGGGTTAACGATTACGATATACAGGATGAGAATGTCGTTTTCTCGAAGCAGTGCCTTAAATGTGCAGCAGACCTTAAGTGTTCCATTTTCGCAGATCTAGGAAGCCGCGCCGAATATCCGGGAGATGCCGGGATCATTGAAGAGACAATGCCGGATTCTTCTCTTAGTGCTTATGGCGCGAAGAAAAAGGAGTTCTACGAATTCGCGAAAGAGTATTGCAAAGAGAACGGCATGAGATATGTTCATTTCAGGGTGTTCAGTGCGATGGGTCCCGGAGACCATCCCTGGTCATTGATCATGACTGCCTGCAAGAAATTCCTTAAAAATGAGCCGATGCAGTTTGGCGCATGCACCCAGATGTGGAATTATCTTGATGTCAGAGATATAGCGGAGCTGGTCATCCTTGTCTATAAGAAGATCAGAGAGGATGTGAATCCGGAAGAATCCGGAGAGATCATAAATATTGCAAACAGCATATCGCGTCCACTGAAGGAATATGTGATGGATATGTATGATGTCTGTTCAAGCACTTCTCAGCTGTCTTTCGGAGACAACGAGGGTTTTCCTTCTGTTCCGAGCTTGAACGGGATCGGAAAATACGGAATTGAGTATCGGGAGATACCGTTCAAAGATTCTATTCGTGATATTATAGAATCAATATCATTTGATTAA